One Triticum dicoccoides isolate Atlit2015 ecotype Zavitan chromosome 5B, WEW_v2.0, whole genome shotgun sequence genomic window carries:
- the LOC119310086 gene encoding wall-associated receptor kinase 3-like: MVAVMATAALVVVASGAASPAPIGKRGCETRCGDVSVPYPFGFGQDRCSAAPGFKLNCVHGNTTDMSSGGAGTRLLLGYHADFEVKEISVKKRTIRGLSRPVFINATINNTGHSTVRSMGFGDNRWQYFLPPTSTELVVTGCNVQVTLLFTSPSSTYGYTTGCCSHCNSSGVLTADDVRNNYMVGYCTTPVFWYLASYDVELKRVDGSSAINDNLPVYAFIAEEGWFGPHRAADLMNLGAERSVYGSKANKDDHLLAPLVLGWACPNDGTCNASVSANTNCSTPFEGAQYVCGCNPGYKGNPYLTDGCQDIDECKKAKDHGCFGLIIGLLVSLVPSLMLLVIGGLLIIRKLEHHRAEKLKRKFFNQNHGQLLQQLVSQWSDIGERMIITMKEIEKATNNFDQSRKLGGGGHGTVYKGILSDLHVVAIKKSNIMVQREIDEFINEVAILSQINHRNIVKLHGCCLETEVPLLAYEFISNGTLGDHLHNDSPKSISWGDRLRIGCEVGRAIAYLHSAVSVPVIHRDIKSSNILLDDAFTAKLSDFGASRYIPIDQSGRTATAVQGTIGYLDPMYYYAGRLSEKSDVYSFGILLLELFTRKIPIMYRTSEGDGLVAQFVELLEEGKLVDILDSQIVEEGGSEVEEVAALAASCIKLRGEERPTMRQVEMALEGIQANKQLVLNDLTGEQNEENDSISTSLSLEEVS; the protein is encoded by the exons ATGGTGGCGGTGATGGCAACAGCTGCACTCGTGGTAGTAGCCAGCGGAGCAGCATCACCGGCCCCAATAGGGAAACGCGGCTGCGAAACGAGGTGCGGCGACGTGAGCGTGCCGTACCCGTTCGGCTTCGGCCAGGACAGGTGCTCCGCGGCGCCAGGCTTCAAGCTCAACTGCGTCCACGGCAACACTACCGATATGAGCTCAGGAGGAGCAGGCACACGGCTCCTCCTGGGCTACCATGCAGACTTCGAGGTAAAGGAGATCTCGGTGAAAAAAAGGACGATTCGTGGGCTCAGCCGCCCTGTCTTCATCAACGCCACTATCAACAACACCGGCCACAGTACCGTGAGGTCTATGGGCTTCGGAGACAACCGCTGGCAGTACTTCCTGCCGCCGACCAGCACCGAGCTGGTGGTTACGGGGTGCAACGTGCAGGTGACGCTGCTCTTCACGTCTCCTAGCAGCACCTACGGCTACACCACCGGCTGCTGCTCTCACTGCAACAGCAGTGGTGTGCTCACCGCCGACGACGTCCGGAATAACTATATGGTCGGCTACTGCACTACGCCGGTCTTCTGGTACCTCGCTTCCTATGACGTGGAGCTCAAGCGGGTCGACGGGAGCAGCGCCATTAACGACAATCTACCCGTCTACGCGTTCATCGCCGAGGAAGGTTGGTTTGGTCCGCATCGGGCCGCTGATCTTATGAATCTAGGCGCCGAGCGTTCCGTTTACGGATCCAAGGCCAACAAGGATGATCATCTGTTGGCTCCCCTGGTCCTCGGCTGGGCATGTCCCAACGACGGAACCTGCAACGCCTCCGTCAGCGCCAACACCAACTGCAGCACCCCCTTTGAAGGAGCTCAGTACGTTTGCGGCTGCAATCCTGGCTACAAGGGTAACCCTTATCTCACTGATGGATGCCAAG ATATTGACGAGTGCAAGAAGGCAAAGGACCATGGGTGTTTCG GTTTAATCATTGGTCTCTTGGTTTCTCTCGTCCCATCCCTCATGCTTTTGGTTATAGGTGGATTGTTAATAATCCGTAAGCTTGAGCATCATAGAGCTGAAAAGTTGAAACGGAAGTTCTTCAATCAAAATCATGGACAACTATTGCAACAGCTAGTATCTCAATGGTCTGACATCGGTGAGAGGATGATCATCACTATGAAGGAGATAGAGAAGGCCACAAACAATTTTGATCAATCTCGTAAGCTCGGTGGCGGAGGGCATGGTACTGTCTACAAAGGAATATTGTCAGACTTGCATGTTGTGGCCATCAAAAAGTCAAATATTATGGTCCAGAGAGAAATTGATGAGTTCATAAATGAGGTTGCCATACTATCACAAATCAACCATAGGAATATTGTCAAGCTTCATGGTTGTTGTCTCGAGACAGAAGTCCCACTCTTGGCATACGAATTTATTTCCAATGGAACCCTTGGTGATCATCTTCATAATGACTCGCCAAAATCAATATCTTGGGGTGACAGGCTAAGGATCGGATGTGAAGTAGGAAGAGCTATTGCTTACCTTCATTCTGCTGTTTCAGTTCCTGTAATACACCGAGACATCAAATCTTCTAACATACTTCTTGATGATGCTTTCACGGCAAAACTATCAGACTTTGGTGCTTCAAGGTACATTCCTATCGACCAGTCAGGGAGAACCGCAACAGCAGTCCAAGGAACAATAGGATATCTAGATCCTATGTACTACTACGCCGGGCGGCTCTCAGAAAAGAGCGATGTTTATAGCTTCGGAATCCTACTTTTGGAGTTGTTTACGAGGAAGATACCAATCATGTATAGAACCTCAGAAGGTGATGGACTTGTTGCACAATTTGTTGAACTCCTAGAGGAAGGCAAACTAGTTGACATACTAGATTCCCAAATTGTAGAGGAGGGAGGTAGTGAAGTTGAAGAAGTAgctgctctcgctgcatcatgtatAAAGTTAAGAGGAGAGGAGAGGCCTACCATGAGGCAAGTTGAGATGGCACTCGAAGGCATTCAGGCAAACAAGCAGCTCGTCCTAAATGATTTGACAGGTGAGCAAAATGAAGAAAACGATTCAATTTCAACCAGTTTGAGCTTGGAGGAAGTGAGCTGA